CCCCGCCCGGCCCGGGAGGCGTGGTTCCGGGATGCACCCGGGGGAAACCGTTTAACGGCCACGGCGCCACGCCCCATAGGATTGGGCACGAGCCGATTGGCCCGAACCGCACACACTCACCCCAGAGGAACGCTGCATGCCTGGCATCACGCGCGAGGAGGTCGCCCACCTCGCCCGGCTGGCGCGTCTGGAGCTGAAGCCCGAAGAGCTCGAGCACTTCGCGGGACAGCTGGACGACATCATCGGCGCGGTCGCCCGCGTCAGCGAGGTCGCCGACCAAGACGTACCGCCGACCTCGCACCCGCTCCCGCTGACGAACGTCATGCGGCCGGACGAGGTCCGTCCGTCGCTCACGCCCGAG
This region of Streptomyces ambofaciens ATCC 23877 genomic DNA includes:
- the gatC gene encoding Asp-tRNA(Asn)/Glu-tRNA(Gln) amidotransferase subunit GatC, whose product is MPGITREEVAHLARLARLELKPEELEHFAGQLDDIIGAVARVSEVADQDVPPTSHPLPLTNVMRPDEVRPSLTPEQALSGAPAQEQQRFKVPQILGEE